From the Polaribacter tangerinus genome, the window AGTACGTACTTTTTCACCTTCTCTAATTTCATAAAACACAGTAATAGTGTCTCCTGCAGCAAATTCTGCAAATTCTTTTTTTGTTACAAATTCGTCTTGTACAAATTTTACTAAAGATTCCATATCTTTTTATTTAATTGTTTTTGTAAAGCAACATTCACGATTTTTTCGTCAGAGGTTAATTTAGCGGTTGCAAAAATAGTACTTTTTTTTTGTTGATAAAATAAAAATGTGTCTAATTTTTCGGTTGGTAGTTTTCACAGTGATAAACCCAAAATTTTCGTGAAGGTTTTCCATTAATATCTATAATTATAGGTTCTATTTCTATAACTTTAGAGAAATAGAGTTTTAGCTTTTCTCGTTCTTTATTTAACTTATTAGAATTTTTAAAACGTTTGTCTGAATCTAAAAAGATAGCATTTTTACCTTTTAATGTAGTTAAGTTATCTCCTAAATAATCGAAATGTAATGCAGGTAATCCAATAATATTTTGAGCATAAACTTTGTCTTTCATAAAAAAGTTTAAACACGCACTTGTTTTGTAATTATCATTAGAAAATATAAAGGTATTACTGTGTTTTTTTTGAAGTTCTTCTGTTTTTGTAGCCAATTCTTTCCAGCCTACCCAAGTATCATCACTTTTTATTGGTATAAAATAAAATAAAATTTGTACCGCGAATAGTAGGTGAAAAACTATCGAAAACACCAATTGTGTTTTTATCATTTTTTTCGAAAAAAACATTGCAGCTAACACTATTCCGCTTATATATGAGGGCATTAGCCAATTTAATTTAACCCAATAAATTGGTGTAATACTTAAAAAACCAATAAATGTTGGTATAAAAAAAGCTAAAAGAAATAGAGTTTTAGAACTTGGAAATTTAAATCTTGTAAAAACTCTTTTTATGTATTTAAATGTAAAAAGTATAAAAGTTATAAATAATACAGGTAATAATAGGAATAATTGATGGCCAATAGCTCCTAAGAAATTGGTGGGCGAAATTTCAAACTTCGAAATGCTATTTGTTCTTTCAGAAGATTGAAATGCAAAAGAGGCAAACTCGTTTTGATAATTCCAATACCATACAGGAAAAGTTATTATTACCGATGTTATAATGCCTAGCCATAACCATGGCGAGATAATTAGTTTTCTATATCTATTAGAAATTAATATAAAGCCTATCAAGCCTATTTGCAATAAAAGTGCTGTATATTTACTATTAAAAGCGAGTCCCATGGCAATTCCTGCTACTATAAAAAACCATTTTTTTTCTTCAAAAATAGCTTTGTAAAGCGCAATTATGCTTAAAGTCCAGAAAAGTAATAGTGGAACATCTGGTGTCGAGTTAAAAGAAAGTATCGAAATAAATAGGGTAGAGACCAGTAATATGATGGCAATTTCTTGCCTTTTTTTTGATAAAAAGTAACCAGATAATTTATAAAAGCTTAAAATAGTAAGTGATGTTATAACGAAATCTGCAAATTTTACTACAAATACGGTGCTACCAAAAACTTCTGTAAAAGCCCTTAAAATGTAACCTATCATTCCGGGATGATCAAAATAAGATAAAGATAAATTTTGACCGTATAAATAATAATAAGCGTCTTGTGGCATTAATCCCATAAAGGGAAGTAAAAGCAATCGAAATAATTGAAAGCCCATTACCCAAGAAATTGCACTGTTATTTTTAATAAACTGAATCATGGTATTTAAAAGAGGTAAAGTTTATGATTTTCAAATTAATCTTCTAGTAAATCGGGCCTAATTTCCTTTGTTCTTTTATATGCCTGATCGCTTCTCCAGTCATCAATTTTAGGAAAATTACCAGAAAGTAATATTTCAGGTACTTTATTGCCTTCATAGTCTGCAGGTCTTGTATATACTGGTGGCGATAATAGGTTGTCTTGAAAAGAGTCTGTAAGTGCAGATTGTTCATCTCCAATTACACCTGGAATTAAGCGAACAATAGCATCTACTAAAACCGCTGCAGCGAGTTCTCCTCCTGTTAGTACATAATCTCCAATAGAAATTTCTTTTGTGATAAATAATTCTCTAATTCTTTGGTCTACACCTTTGTAATGTCCTGTTAAAATTAGTATATTTTCTTTTAAAGATAATGTATTTGCGGTTGTTTGATTCAGGGTCTTTGCATCGGGAGTCATGTAAATTATTTCGTCATACACTCTTTCGGATTGTAGTTTTTTAATACAATTTGCAATTGGTTCAATCATCATTACCATTCCTGCTCCGCCGCCAAATTGGGTGTCGTCTATTTGTTTATAATTACCTAAACCGTATTTTCTTAAATCGTGAATTACTATTTCTGCCAATCCTTTTTCTTTGGCTCTTTTTACAATAGAGTGGTTAAACGGACTCTCTAATAAATCGGGAACTACTGAAATAATGTCTATGCGCATTTTGCAAAGTTACTGTTTTGTTTTTTTTATTCAACAATTAATGTAAATGGAAAATTGAAGGAACTATTCACATTTTTACCTAATTGTTTTGCAGGTTCAAGTTTTGGTAAAGTAAGTAAAATTCTTTTTATTTCATAAATAATAGCCATGTGTACGTTTTTTACTTCTACATCATCAATAGTGCCTTGAGTATTTATTTTAAAAGAAACCCAAATTCTTTTTCTTCCCTTTGGGTAGCCTAAAAGTTTAGGTAAATCGCTATTAAACTTTCTTATAAAATGCATTTGAATATTTTTGCTTAAGCAGTTTCTTACCGCATCAATATCAGATGATTTTTCACATCCAGGAAAAATAGGTACTCTTTCAGAGGTAAGTTTAGTACTTGTTTTTACAATTGTTTTTCCGTTTTCAAAAGATAAAATTTGTAAGAAATATTGATTAAACTTTCTTGGATCTATAAAATGTAACTTTTTTATTGGATATTCTTCTAAAGCGTTAAATATCTTTTTTTCTAATTCTTTATTTCTAGCATTTGAAGATAAGAGTATTGGTTCCTTTAAGTTGTTTAATTGAAAATACACAAATAGCTTGCTCTCAATTCTGTTTAAATCAGCTTTTTCTATCCATTTTTCTGATATTTTGTTTCTTAAGTATGAAGAAAGCTCATTTTCAGTTGAAGGAACTCCAATTTGTTCTAAGTTCCTATATTTATCTGAATACGTGGGTTGTAGTCCTTTTTTTACTTTAATTCTAACATTATATAACACTTTTTTGGGTAAATTATTTACAGTAGCCACCTCTTTTATTTTGGGAAATATAGAAAGAGCTCTATCTATTTCTGCATTAAAAAAAGAAGGAACTTTAGAGTCTTTTTGATATAATTTCCCGTCTTTATCTATAACTATTTTAATAAAAAGAGTGGTTTCAATTTCACTTAACATTGTAAAATTAAGTGTATTATATAGGTGTTTTTCTATGGCAATATTTACACAGTCCTTTATGTCATCATAATAATTTAAATCA encodes:
- a CDS encoding glycosyltransferase family 39 protein, giving the protein MIQFIKNNSAISWVMGFQLFRLLLLPFMGLMPQDAYYYLYGQNLSLSYFDHPGMIGYILRAFTEVFGSTVFVVKFADFVITSLTILSFYKLSGYFLSKKRQEIAIILLVSTLFISILSFNSTPDVPLLLFWTLSIIALYKAIFEEKKWFFIVAGIAMGLAFNSKYTALLLQIGLIGFILISNRYRKLIISPWLWLGIITSVIITFPVWYWNYQNEFASFAFQSSERTNSISKFEISPTNFLGAIGHQLFLLLPVLFITFILFTFKYIKRVFTRFKFPSSKTLFLLAFFIPTFIGFLSITPIYWVKLNWLMPSYISGIVLAAMFFSKKMIKTQLVFSIVFHLLFAVQILFYFIPIKSDDTWVGWKELATKTEELQKKHSNTFIFSNDNYKTSACLNFFMKDKVYAQNIIGLPALHFDYLGDNLTTLKGKNAIFLDSDKRFKNSNKLNKEREKLKLYFSKVIEIEPIIIDINGKPSRKFWVYHCENYQPKN
- the trmD gene encoding tRNA (guanosine(37)-N1)-methyltransferase TrmD; its protein translation is MRIDIISVVPDLLESPFNHSIVKRAKEKGLAEIVIHDLRKYGLGNYKQIDDTQFGGGAGMVMMIEPIANCIKKLQSERVYDEIIYMTPDAKTLNQTTANTLSLKENILILTGHYKGVDQRIRELFITKEISIGDYVLTGGELAAAVLVDAIVRLIPGVIGDEQSALTDSFQDNLLSPPVYTRPADYEGNKVPEILLSGNFPKIDDWRSDQAYKRTKEIRPDLLED